A segment of the Eubalaena glacialis isolate mEubGla1 chromosome 14, mEubGla1.1.hap2.+ XY, whole genome shotgun sequence genome:
CCTCAATCCTGCTTGCaaaccatttttttcccaagcTCACCTCTTTCTCGTAGTAACTTATCAAATGCAAATAATAGCAGCCAACCCAAGTTCTGAACATTATGCCTCAAAAACTTCCCAGCCCAGTGCTACAGGTACACTtagtacatttttttgtttttttttttttgccttctaggTTATTGTAGTCAGtagttttatcaaatattttgttACTACAGTATATGGGTGGTTGTTTTTCCAGCTTCTTATTAcagttttttatagttttctctctACTTACCACAAAATCCCAAACCaaatgatacatattttaaagttttttgacaGCAGAAGCCCATTTCTGGTATAGTTTTTATATCAACTAGCAATTGGCACGTTAATGATGAATGACAAGCCTTATAACATGACCCAAATCTCAGAGGCTCAAACAATAAGTGTTTATTTTCTTGCTAATGATTGAAGCAGCACTACTTCAGGTCATCGGGGGACTTGGTTCTAGGCCTCTGACTAGGTTCAGTTTTGTTCTCAGAGTCTCTTCATTCTTCTTCAAAAGTGGTTATTTATGACGTATTTTCCTTATAGGGAAAGGCAGGAGCACCAGGATGCAAGCAAGACACACAGCGTATGTAAAGGCTCTGTTCTCAACACACCTGCCAACATCAGTTAACCAATTTAAGTCACATAGCTAAGCATACCTAACATGCACAGTCACATGTCACCTGGCATGGTTATTAGAGCAGGGAGGGAGTCAAGAATTGAGAACATTTCAACTAGCAcacatgcaaacaaacaaacaaacaaatatcaaCTAGTACaaatgctgtgaagaaaataaagcagagtttTACTTAGAGGATGCCTGAAAAGCTATTAAGAGTAGTTTCTTGGAGATGACATTTAAACCGAGGCTGAATGCTTTCCAGGCGGAAGCAGCAGACTGTACAAAGACCCAGAAGCAGGGATAAGCTCAGGGTGATGGAGGAACTAAAAGTAAGTCCATGGAAGGGTGGTAAGGAGATGAAACTGATGAAGTAGGCAGAGATTATTTAGACCTATGTTATTATCACTGTTATATGCATTATCATATAACTGGACATTTTCAGAGGATTATTTAccaaatgttgaaaaaaaaaagttcttttgtgAGTTCTCTTGGCTGTCATGATAACCCATGAGTAGGGCAGCTGAAGTCAACCAGTCTGGAAAGTTTTATCCAGATTGAGCTGAATACTCAATTCTAAGTAATTTGCCTTTTCATTGGTTCTTATTGGAGTGTTGGCCTAAGTTGTTTCAAAGGGAACACCTGAAAATGCTAAGAATTCTTGACTAGGGTGGTCCCAGCTGAAACACTGAAGAGGTAAAATGGTGGCCTCCGAAACTACTTGGCTTCTTAACAATTCCAGGTATTTCTTTCCCCCTGGGCTTCTGAGAGATAACTGGAGATATAAAGGAGTtggtgcctttttttcccccttagtcTCACTCTTGGGAGAAACTTCTTATTCTTTTGCTCCCCAGAGGATTTTCTAGGTCTAAAATAGCGACAGCCCTCTTTGTTGATGATATCCTTTCCTGGGAAGTCTTTGTGCTGGTCCTTGGGATATGACGCAACCCTTGGTATAAACCCCAAAGGTACAGCCCACGCCCTTGGGAAGTTCATGATTCATTGGGGTGTGATATAAGTTCAAGTCACTTATAAGTATCTTAAAATGTCACTCTGTCAGAAACACAGAGGTGCTGATTGCTGAAATGCCCTTGATCATGAGATCTTGAGGACTTTCTAGAAATGACCATTAATCTTGGTCCTATGTggaaaatttgatgaaaaaattGGCCTTTAATTAGCCAGATTTTCTTTTGCCCTTATCTTTGTATAGACTTAAGGAAAAGAAAGCTATTCTCCTTTCAAACacttggaaaaaaaagtaaatcaaaccCAGCCACATGGAGAAGCGGCTGCTCTCCCTGGGTCACAACAACACCTCTACAGGTGTGCCCTTGACTTCTATTAAGAACGACCAGCGAAACAGGTGAAATCCCCAGCTGTAAATTTGCGCTGCAGCATCTTTTATCAAGAAAGGGACTGCATCTAGATGAATCAGAGTATGCTGGCTGGTGGAGCTCAGAcacaatcatatggtttttcaggAGAAATAAACGCGACAGTGTTTATTTCACACACGTTTGTTTGTCAGAGGACTTCAAAGCAGTGGGCAGAGATCAGTTAAGCATGGCCACCTGTCCCAATGGCTGCACCTCTTCTTTTCAGGTGGGACCCGGGGGTCATTAGCACTGAGGCAGCTCATGCTCGGTTCAGCTCCTGTGCCACAAGGTAGGGCAGGAATCCTGCCAGGAGGAGGACTTGGGTCCTGGCTCCTAACCACCCCTGTTGGACTTCAGCCGGCAGCACTGCCCAAAGAAGATAGCAAACTGAAGGAATCTTCCCGCCCATGCGAGCGGCAGGTTAAAACCTATAGGACTGTTCAATCAAAGGCATTGCCTCGCTCTGTCCTGAGCTGCTGTTGTACGCTGGGACACATGCTGCTAGGAGACAAAGAGGACACGCGTTTATTTTCAAGCGCAGGACTTTGGAACCACTTGGGAAGAATATTCTTGATTGAGAACCAAAACACTCCATGATGCTTAACCAACCTGCAAAGTGAAAAATCAGCATCAGCCCATGCAGCCGGGAGGCAGGAGGAAGGACTtataccctgaaaaaaaaattttttttgaaatatcccTTGAATGATATTTGTGTGCATTTGCAAAAGTACCCCTTTCTGAATCAAAGTCTCAAGCTGTTTGCACCTGAGAACGTAGGTTGTGCCGCTAGGCAGCCTCTCAGCTCGCCACCGCCCCTGATATCCCCCGCCGCATTGAATAATGGCCAGTTCCCGGAAAAAAGGTGCCGCAGCTCAGTCAATGCCctgtaataatattttaaaataaatgatatgcATCATTAAATCACCAAGGATGACTAACTCAATTTTAGAAAACCCACAACTCCAGCAATCATAGTTACAGCTCTGATTTGAATATTTTCACTTTCACCTGAACAGCCAGTGGGAACCTGTCAAGCAGATTCGCATCCGGGCTGTAGTCTCAGAGGAGCGGGAAGGAACCTGTGATTATGTAGTTACAGTAACGTCGGCTAGATGCCTCCCGTCCACCAGGGCTTTTTagacttttccttcctcccttcttgccTTCTTATTTACATATCACAGGCATCTTCTTTGTAAAGTtatcttaaataatttattagattgatctttttaaaattctatcctGGCTAAATGTCATaaggagaggggggaaaaaaaagtcttctaaACTTATTTAAAGGTTCTACTGGAGTAGGCCAGTTACCTGCTTCACTGCTGATATTCTAAAAATACCTCCGTGTCCGTACTATTATCCATTCTTCACGTCCAATTGCTCTGTTATGGTAATAGTCAGAAGCGCACCATGCAGTAATTACTTACAGCTGACTGAAGAAAAGAATATTCAACTCCCCCACTGTTCCACGAGAAGGTCTTTATGCTCTATTAACTCATTCCTGTTTATTAATACTCTACTGGTAATTCAGACTGCTGCCTCTTAGGTTTGTAATAGGAGGACTATTAAACAGCAATTACTGACCATATGGGTTGGcgaatatttgttgtttttttttttggtgggcttttctccccccacctccttccaACTTGTTTTTTAAGAAGCCATATTACAACATAGTAAGAGTAACATCACATCTGCATGAGATTAACAAGCTTGGCAGTATTTCTCCCTTAGAAAATGTGAATTTATTCCCAGATTATCATGGCTAGCTTAGGAAAAGAGATCATGGGAGACATAGGAAAATGTGGAAGATTGTTCACATGTGGGAAGACCCCCTACTCTGGATGAGAATTTGGCACTTGTGTTCCCTAAGTCACTCAGCGGGCTGTTTCTTACTGCCTTTGAGAAAGCACTGACCCACCCTCAGGCACCCTCTACTCCTGAAAACTAAGCATATTTACTGAGGAAACCAAAGCGAATACCATTGTCCCTTTTATGTTCCCCCAAGCATTTGGAAGTGGTcactttaaaatttaacatttagtCTATTCATCTTCCAAAGAGCAGATACCTGAACCCTGGGAGATGACAAAAGGCTCCTCCTGGGAGAGGGATGGAATGAGTAATGGGTTCAAGTGAGGCAGGCAGGTGGTAAACCGTGATTATGGTAATAATAACGTGTGCCTCTCTCTCAGGTAGTGAGCACTAAACATGTGGCAAGCATTAAACACATTTAAAGGGAGATGCGTCTTCGAGATACCTAGGAGACCAGGAGCTGATTTCCACTGGAAGATGCTGGGTTGTGATCCAGAGCAGGTAAGTTATTTGACCAGCAACCTCCACCAAGGCGGAGGCTGGGTACCGGGCTCCCTGACATAGTTGGCTCTCCCTCCAAAGCAGCTGGTCCTCTTAGTGCCCCTTGGGGCTTGTCTTCTACCTTCTCGCCTTTCCCATAAGGGGTGTTTCTCCGTTTGTGTCCAAATCCTTTTAGCCCTTCAACAAACAGTAACAAACCTCTGAAAACTTCAGCTTGCCCCAATCTCACCCCTTGCAAACTACCAAGCAAATTTAGCATTTACCTGTGGCAGGTGTTTGTAGCTAATCTAACACTCTTCCTTTGTTACCTGCTGGTGTTGTGTGTGGAAGTTTCTTCTCTCAGATACACACTAAATCCTTCAATACAAGGACTGTATCTTTTAGACTTTTTTCTCCTTGCACCTAGTTTGGTAATGGATGCTCAGTTGGTGTTAAATAAAGATTGGAAGAATTTAATggaaatatgtaaaagaaaaaaggacatcaGTCCCTAAGTTTTCTTACACAGGGAGATGTAGAAGCTACAGTTTCTGGGGTAAGTTtggaaaaaaacagtaacaaaaataaacaacaacaacaaaatgtcaaATCTCTGCCTCAACGCGTAACAGTACTAAGTTAATGGATAGAATATAAtataattgaattgaattgaattgaattacacTTGTTAAGACCCCAGAGCTTTTTCACGATATGTCTAAGCAAtagagaaaaggaatttatttcatCTATAACCTTTGGATGAATTAGAATCCTCAGTAACTTACGGCCTAGAGGGCCCTCAAGGGGAAGAGGGCTTCTTTCAGTTTCTGTGGTGGGCACTTTCACCAATACAGACTGACCCCAGGCAGGCTCAGACCTACCTGGTATGATCGGAAAGGCTCCGTGAggcccagcctgcccccagaTATCTCATAGATTGGAGAACATGTGGATTTACAatgcaattttgtttttattactattgttTTTAAAGCAggattgtgtttgtgtgtgggggggggttgttttgttttgtttgtttgtttgtttaatttggcCACGCCGctcagcttgcaggatcctagttcctcgaccagggattgaagccgcgcccttggcagtgaaagtgcggagtcctaaccactggaccgccagggaattcccacaggaTTGTTTTTTGATTAAGCATAAGCAGGATACTAATGTAGATTAAAATAGAACAGCTCTGATTGAAGTCAGGTTGGAGAGATGTATAAGCCTAACCTGATAATTCAGCTGATAAAACCATAGCGGTCCctctgggagaccccagtgttccTGGGAACACTATATGAAAAGCATTTTTCTATTCCAACCCTCTTTTGATACAAATGTGTAGACTGAATCAAATCCACATGGTTAGCTGACAACAAACGGCTATGAAATCCAATCTTTTGGTTAATTAgccaagtttttgttgttgtttttctgtatCACCTACCTGTGTTAGTGGATTAAGTCCTTGTCACCAGCAGGCCACTGATAATAGGTACATATGTGACATTGGAGGACTGGGCCGTTGGGCTTCCTTTTAACACAGCTGAGACAAGTTTAAAGTCAGATGAGGGACTTGACTAAGGGATGGCTACTTGAGGATCTTCAAAGACAAAGCAAATGTGAGGTGGAGGTGGTTGATTTCAACTTGGCCATTCCTGCGCCTTCATGGTTGAAGTCTTGGCACTGGCTTCAGCTCAGCTTGGCCGTCCCATGTGCGCCTAGTCCTGGATCACAAGTTTACGTCAATTTCAATCCTGCCTGTGTTGAGAGGAGCTGCCACAGGGATTCGCTTAGGGTGCTGGGAATTATGCTTCTCCTACACGCAGCGTGATATAGGTTATGCTATAGTCTtttatagcatttaaaaaattggcgCGGAGAGCCAGCCTATTAGTTGGTGCCGCCTCAGCAAAGGCAGCGTAGAGTGGGGCGGCCACCGGAGATGCCTAACATTGTGTTCTGAAGAGCGGCCAGAGGCGCGATGGAGCGGGCCAGGGACCGTTTACACCTGAGATGGACCACAGAACAGCACGTGCCAGAGGTAGAAGTCCAAGTCAAACGGAGAAGAACAGCCTCACTGAACAGCCAGGAGTGTCACCTGTACCCAAGGCGatctcagcagcagcagcaagtaCCTGTGGTGGATTTCCGGGCGGAACTGAGACGGGCATTCTTTGCTGAGATACCAAGAGGTGGTTAAAGCAGTATTGGAACGCCCAGGTAGCAGattccaagagagaaaaaaaaaagaaaaaaaacccaggcTCTATCTACTATTCGAAGCTTCCGCCCCAGCTTGCATTATTTGTAGGAGAACCTGCGTCATACCTTGATCTGTAGCCTTCCCTAAGGTCTTAGGGATCCTGAAACTTCCCTCTGGACGTTGGATTTGGTGGAAAAGCAATCATGACTGTGGGAAAGAGCAGCAAGATACTGCAGCACATTTACTATAGGATGAGATGTATCTTGCAAGATGACCAGATCTTCATTGGCACCTTTAAGGCTTTTGACAAGCATATGAACTTGATCCTCTGCAAGTGTGATGAGTTCAGGAAGATCAAGCCAAAGAATGCTAAGTAGCCAGAGCATGAAGAAAAGCAGGTTTTGGGTCTGGTGTTGCTGCATGGGGAGAACTTGGTTTCCATGACTGTAGAGGGACCCACCCCCAGAGATACTGGCATTGCTTGGGTACAACTTGCTGGAGCTGCAGGAGGCCCTGGGGTTGGTAGGGCAGCTGGCAGAGGTGTTCCAAAGCCCCAGGCTCCTGCTGGATTAGCAGGCCTTGTCTGAGGGGTTGGGGGCCCATCCCAACAGGTAATGACCCCACAGGGAAGAGGCACTGTCGCAGCTGCTGCAGTTCCTGCTACTGCCAGCATTGCTGGAGCCCCAGCTCAGTATCCCCCAGGACGGGGGACTGCACCTACACCTGCTGCTCGAGTAACCCCACCTCCAGGAATTATGGCTCCTTCACCTGCTATGAGACCACCCTTGGGCCCACCAATTGGGCTTCCTCCTACTCGAGGGACGCCAATAGGCATGCCCCTCCAGGAATGAgaccccctccaccaggaataaGAGGCCCATCTCCCCCAGGAATGCATCCACCAAGACCCTAGGATACTATTGATCCTTCTTAGTCACTTTTTTTCCTGCAATGTGTCTTGTGAAATATGTGGACTGTTTGTGAGCTTTTTGCCCCCTCTGCTGCATTAATATTAACTAATAAATTCATAGATCAATTACACTGTGAGGTACTGTTGtacaaaaaaaaattggggggttGTCTATATTGCAGAATGTCCTTTCATTCTTTCACTAATAGAGGCAGCAGGATGTAGAAGAGAATATGGTATGGGGACTCAAGGGATCTGTATTCTAGACCAGATCTTTTCACCAATTAGCTCTGTGTTTGGGGGAcatattatttagcctctctgCACCCCcgtgtcctcatttgtaaaagaatGCCCTCTGGCTCAgatttgtttctgaaatgcacttGGCTTTACTGGGCCATCAGAAAAATCTAATGTTCTCTATCTGGTAACTTTgagttaaattatattttaaaaaaacaaataattataagcagtcattttatgaataaaatgCTTCTATATGCCAAGAATTTTAAATTAGGCTCCATgacaaaaacatttatttctgatatcaGTGAAAACTTGAGATAAGTCAGTAAGGATGGTATTAAGCCTTGTAAATATCATCCAACTGTGACTTGGAACTGTGGAACTGTCCCCATGGGTGAGAACATCTGGGCAGACTGCTGGCTTCATTTCAGATGTTCACTTATCCAATACGTGCTTGCTTTGTTTCTTCCACATCtcattattcaattaaaaaacatatattcagTTGATACCAtggattcattcaataaatgtcattTGATGCATCTTGAAGGAGGAACCTGCTACATATGTAACACTGTTttcattgttaataataatagtatcaatATAAAAGATAAGTTCCCAACTTTGAAGATCTAATAATCTCACTCAGGAGGGAAAATGTATATGGTAAAGAGATAGGTGACTTCATATGACAGTACATGAATAGGGTCCAAGAGAAGGATACAGGATATAAGGATATAAGCTTTGGAGTGAGGGGGGGTGATGATGTGGGCTAGGGTAGACAGGAAGTGTTCAGGAACGTCTTCCGCTGTTCCTTAACACATAAAACTAGCACAagtgaagaggaggagagaggccaCTTTAGGTAGGGGAAAGGACTGTGCAAAAGCAGCGAATTAGATAAGATTAAGAGAGATATGAATTTGCTAAAGATCCAGGTCCATATGGAAAGAAAGGCTTCTAGTGGGGGCAGGGATGGCATAGACTCTTCCATTCTGGGAAGGTATTGAAAGTCAGGCAAAGAATTTTGGCCATTATCTCACAGGCACAGaggtccttctttccttttcctttataagCTGTTTTGCTCAGTGGAAATGTTATTAGTAAAATCACAGAGGAGTcctaagagaaaaggaaaaaaaaaaaaaagactgtagaaAAGCCACTTGGGGAGCAGGTGAGAACAAGAGGTTATAAAACATTGGAAAACATGACTGAGGCAGCAGAGCTTGGAGGGCCCATGATGAAGGCAGAGACCAGACTGTGTGACCATTTCAGGGTTCAGTTTCTCTTGCTCTGGATACCGTGGGCTGGAAGGCAGTGCAGGGTACCAAGGAGATGTCTGGAGGAGAATGCTGGAGAAAGAGAGCAGAACAAAAGGAAGAGACCAGGAGAAGATAGATGGAGACAGAGAATCAGACAAGAGTGAAGGATGAGGGGAACAAAGAGTGCATGGTCAATGAGGTGGAAGACAAAGGAAATTAATCAAAATGATTATGTGGCAGGTTTGGAGTTCAACTCACAAATTCAGGTGCATAAGAATATGTAACTACTTTACGTAAATTATTCTCCTTTTATTTCAAGCCCCCAATCGGCAGGAGGCAGACATGTAATCTCAGTTACTTCAGCTTCCTCCCGTCAAATCCCCGAACTTGTCCCTCATTTCTGGGGCCTTC
Coding sequences within it:
- the LOC133105393 gene encoding SNRPN upstream reading frame protein-like; the encoded protein is MERARDRLHLRWTTEQHVPEVEVQVKRRRTASLNSQECHLYPRRSQQQQQVPVVDFRAELRRAFFAEIPRGG